AGAGATAAAGCTTTTATAAACAGCTTCTTTGAAATTGACGAAGACGGTTCTTACGTATTCACACTTGAGTACGTACACACCTAGGATAACTTACACatccacaaacatttatatatatatatatatatatatatatatatatatatatatatatatatatatatatatatatatatataaatatgcatacacacacacacacatatatatatatatatatatatatatatatatatatatatatatatatatatatatatatatatatatatatatatatatatggacatatatatgcatacacacacacacacacatatataaatatatatatatatatatatatatatatatatatatatatatatatatatatacatatatatgtatatatacatacatgtatatatatatatatatatatatatatatatatatatatatatatatatatatatatataagtgtatatatatatatatatatatatatatatatatatatatatatatatatatatatatatatatatttatatatatatatatgtatatatatatatatatatatatatatatattatacatatatatatatatatatatatatatatatatatatatatatatatatatatatatatacgataaacatTATATAAAACTTTCATAGTCATTTGCTTTTAACATTGCCTTGCTCATTCTGTGGCAACACTTTGTTGCCATAACAACACAAAGCCAGGTATGTTTTGCAATTAATTGAGCATTTAATGAGCTTCATTGTGAAGTTTGCTTTACAATTTGACCTGGAGAGTTTACAATTTCTCTCTCATGACTTCCAGGTTCCTTGTTAATGACACCACAGAAATTTCAACAGCTACGTTGTAAAGTTTTTGCTTTATGTCTTTGCTTTATGTCtttttattgatgatgataataataataataataataataataataataataataataataataataataataataacagtagtagtagtagtagtagtaataataataataataataataataataataataataatcacagattTCAGACATCTGACAATGAATAATGCTAACATAAAACTAAATTCAACAGAAATCGCCTCCCATTTTTTTATGCGCTAACTGTCGAGTAGATGGGGAAAAGTACAACATCAATTCAAAATCTGGATCTTGATCCTTATCACCTCTAAATGTTCCCAGTTTCTtatgatgaataatatatattcattatcaaaatttagtgaatatacagtatatatatatatatatatatatatatatatatatatatatatatatatatatatatatatatatatatatatatatgtgtgtgtgtgtgtatacatatatatatatatatatatatatatatatatatatatatatatatgtatatatatacatatatgtatatatatatatatatatatatatatatatatatatatatatatataaatatatatgtatatatatatatatatatatatatatatatatatatatatatatatatatgaatatatatatatatatatatatatatatatatatatatccagatagatacatatttatactatatatttatacatacatatatatatatatatatatatatatatatatatatatatatatatatatatatatatacaaacatatacatgtgtgtgtatatatatatatatatatatatatatatatatatatatatatatatatttatatatatatgtatatatacacatatttaaatatatatgtataaatatatatatatatatatatatatatatatatatataaatgtgtatatatatatatatatatatatatatatatatatatatatattgatatatatatatgcatatataaatatatatatatatatatatatatatatatatatatatatatatatatatacatatatatactgtatatatatatatatatatatatatatatatatatatatatatatatatatatatatatatatatatatatatatatatacatatatattttaaataagtcatatattttaatacattaaagtctggattctcttaatgacctcaggatcaaagcccctggtgaaatcatacaaaaactatagtatggtattaactttaccacttggccaagtggtaaggtcaatgccatacaagtatcttggactagggttcgaaacccggccggtcagatactattatCATCTTTGAGTGATCAAGCATGGGGTGCTGAAATTAAGGTCATTAAGACAATCCGGACTTTGATTTACTAAAAATTCATGTCTTTtttgagatatgaaaaacacgtttaaatgggcaaaatttatatatatatatatatatatatatatatatatatatatatatatatatatatatatatatatatatatatatatatatatatatatatatatctgtgtgtgtgtgtgtatatatatatataaaaatatatttatatatatgtttatatatatacatatatatactgtatatatatatatatatatatatatatatatatatatatatatatatatatatatatatatatatatatatatatattaaataagtcttatattttaatacattaaagtctggattctcttaatgacctcaggatctaAGCCCCTGGTGAAATCATACAAAAACTATAGTATGGTATTAActttaccacttggccaagtggtaaggtcaatgccatacaagtatcttggactagggtttgaaacccggccggtcagataataTTGTCGTCTTTGAGTGATCAAGCATGGGGTTCTTAAATTGAGGTCATTTAGACAATCCGGACTTTGATTTACTAAAAATTCATGGCTTTtttgagatatgaaaaacacgtttaaatgggcaaaatttatatatatatatatatatatttatatatatatatatatatatatatatatatatatatatatatatatatatatatatatatatatatgtgtgtgtgtgtgtatagatatataacaatatatttatatatatgtttatatatatacatgtatatatatatatatatgtatatatataaatatatatatatatatatatatatatatatatatatatatatatatatatatatatgtatatatatatatatatatatatatatatatatatatatatatatatatatatatatatatatatatatatatatatatatatgtatatttatatatttatatacatatataaacacacacacacacacatatatatatatatatatatatatatttatgtatacagtatatatatatatatatatatatatatatatatatatatatatatatatatatatatatgtatatatatactattgttatGAAGGTGTGCCAGATGTTTAACTTGAACCATGAAGAGAGGATCAGAGGGTATTTTAGGTATTTTGGATATTTCTTGGTACACAATGGAAAATGACGATTTCACTCAAAAAATCAAAAGGAGAAGAAAGTCAAGGAAGCTTATGTCGAACCTAAATCTATATGAAATGAACgatcataaatcataaattatgtatatatgtatttgagaCTCAGGAAATGAAATTAGAGATAATGCTATCGCTAATCAATTGTTCATGAAAACTGTGATTTAATCTCGGTACTGCCTTTATCTTAGGAAACACGACATGCTAATGTGCCACTTTGGGCTTTTATATGCCGGGCAGCATTTGCAGTGACGTCCTATATATGTTTTTAGAGAAAAaatcattatacattatatatgattataGCTATCTTTTAATATCAGTTAACAATCAAATATTATGATGATGACAATACAAGTCTCAAAGAAGCTATTTTCATCTTAGTTTCATGACGAACAATCTTTATTCAAGTGCTAAGAGATTTTAGTCTGCATGTTTCTTAGAAAGTATTTTCTTATCGTATACTAAATATAATCTGTTTATGTAACTTTCCATCAAGTGACCACCAGGATTCATAAATAGTGTCTGTTTAGTCATATGGCCCATAGGTAGGTATAAAGTGATATAATTTATTACACATCTTAGCCATTTGTATATGCCCTCTGTGATAAAGAACTACCTTTTCATGGCAatatactttatatagatataaatctatatatatatatatatatatatatatatatatatatacatatatatatatatatatatataaatatatatatatatatatatatatatatatatatatatatatatttatgcatatgtatatatatgtatatatatatatatatatatatatatatatatatatatatatatatatatatatttatgcatatgtatatatatatgtatatatatacatatatatatatatatatatatatatatatatatatatatatatatatatatatatatatatgtatatataaacatatatatatatatatatatatatatatatatatatatacatatatatatatatatatatatatatatatatatatatatatatatatgtatatatatatatatatatatatatacatacatatatacatgtatatatatatatatatatatatatatatatatatatatatatatatatatatatatatatatatatatatatatatttccgttcacgctcagcggcattgtcatacgtataaatactcggtttctgtccctctctctggttgggaggagggagagtagtcatattcTGGTTAGGGGGTATACCCCGTGagatacactcgaaaaccacaatcaaCCACAAATATTCGAAACTGGCGTTTTGTAACTCGTAAAGGGAGAAAGGGTGGAAAGAGTttaatttgtgtgtgtacgtgtgtgttacTATTGTTTTAACGGGTCGCGTAAAATAGTCTTAGAATAAAAGAAATCAGCCTCGGTTTCCCAAGAAGAATTTCTTAGGGCATTTATAGTATGACCCTTAAAATTTCTACGGAAACCATTGCAAATAAGGCTACGTAATAGAGTTCAGTATAGGAAACAGCTGAAAGTACATAAGCTAGCATGTTagctgatcaaaaaaaaaaaaagaaaaaaaatctcattcaGCTGTTAGAAAGTCCAAAATAACTTAATCACATAACTCTTTCAAATGTAGGTTGGGTCAATGTTGCTTCAAagccatataaaaaataattgatttctttttgttttttgtaatgAAAAATCCTAATTAGACTGACTTTTATGAGACTTGTAAAGCTACATACtttcgaaaaagaaaataattagaaattaGATTGACTTTTGTATCACTTGTAGTATAGACAATGTTCCTTTAAATCCACACAACTACAAAATACAGAATAAACTATTTCCTTTGTAATACTTAATGCTTATTAGATTTAATTTTTAACCTATTTTGCTCATAAAGCATTGCGAAAAATACGGGAGGGAAACCCCGGCATCTGGCTGGATTTAACCTAATGTAAAGTAATTATTCAGCGAAGATTTAATCGAGTCCTTTACGAGACTAAATCATTTagattaaccattttttttttctagagcttTGACGTGAAATTAGTTGGCAGTTGCAACTGAAGCTGACAGAGTATTGATTAACtggatacttactttactttgctatattttactttactttaaggcctGCTTTTCTGGTTCTATTACAGAGGGGAGAATATTAAATTGAGGTTAACATTAATTTGTCAATAAATTATTTCATCAATGAACAATAAACTCATGATGCATAAAATAGGACATATAATTTTTCAAACTACGAAAAAGACATTTATgaagtatttatattttcaaataaaacataatgatgatattatttgaCGTAGTGatgaaataataagtaataatagaaTTTCTTTGGTATGACACAATAGTCATAGTAGTAATTTTGTTCAGTCAAttgttatcttatatatatatatatatatatatatatatatatatatatatatatatatgtatatatatgtatatatatatatatatgtatatatatatactgtatatatttatatatatatatatatatatatatatatatatatatatataaatatatatatatatatatatatatataaatatatataaatatgtatatatacagtaaatatatatatatatatatatatatatatatatatatatatatatatatatatatatatatatatatttatatttatatatatatatatatatatatatatatatatatatatatatatatatatatatatatatatatatatatatatatatatatatatatatatatatatatatatgtatatatatatatatatatatatatatatatttatatatatagtatatatatatatatatatatatatatatatatatatatagtatatatatacataaatatatatatatatatatatgtatatatttgtatatgtatatatacatacacacacatatatatatatatatatatatatatatatatatatatatatatatatatgtgtgtgtgtgtgtgtgtgtgtacacatatatatatatatatatatatatatatatatatatatatatatatatatatatatatatatatatatacatgtatatatatatatatatatatatatatatatatatatatatatatatatatatatatatatatatactatttgaatTAGGTTTTCTTTGTTTTGGAGTTAAAATGCTCCCAGTAGTTTTTCCAGAGTGAtcatggcagttttgtctcccttaattggccatcaTGTTCTtgtctatatatatgatattattattacaggGAAGATGGCAGAAGAACATTATAACAATATTTGTACAGTCCATCATGTTCttgtttatctatatattatcattattacagggaaaacggcagataagcataataaattttgaaatcattgcgCTGTAATGGTgtgtaaataaaattatcaaagtgCAAATTATTCTGTAAAGAAGTTGAAATTCTAAGTCATTTCATAACCGCAAAAGGTATCCTATCCTACGCCACtgaaaaaggaaactataagaaatttTCTCAGGCTGTGTACGTTTAAAGATGTAGCAGAGTTCTTTGGTTTGAGAGTTATTACTCTAAATTCATAtgagttttggagagatagcgtgACCCTTAGAGTAATAAATTGGCGAGTGGGAGAAAGGGTATTTAACCAATTGAAAGTAGCCTTAACTAGTGATGTGTTACTTACATATCCTGGATATGATCACATGTTTTTAGTGAAAACAGATGTGAGTAGCATAGCTATTCAAGGTGTACTTTTTCAAGGGGATGATGAAAGCAGAGAGCAACTAGTCTGTTTTGCTTTGGGTCATTAAAATGGACAGAAAAAAAATGTAGTACTTCGATccagaggcattggctattctttgggttttggAGAGGCGTCAGTTCTTTTTATAAGGTCAACTAATTTAGTAGCTAACTAATCATCAGCCATTATATAATTTATCTTACAAGAGAAACTTGACCCACATAAAGGGTGAAGGCCATGTCCCACAGATCTATGGATGAAATGTGAATGAATCGAGAAAGGCAATTTTGCTAGTTTCCAGCCATTCGCAAACATTTGCATCAAAAAAGGAACTTTTTCCACAATTCTGTGGAAATATGAACTGTATGAACAACACATATATTGAGAATAAGTGTttgatatataataaaacaaagggCGAAGCATTGCAAAATCTATCTGGGTGATGAAAGAACTCTTATTTGTAGTCTCTGCATTCTCAGAGAAAAGTACATCTTAGTTTTACCTCattaattttcattcctacatttctgcaaCTTTTGCTATTCCTTCCATaatgtactatacatatatatacggtatatatatatatatatatatatatatatatatatatatatatatatataaacatatatatatatatatatatatatatatatatatatacatatatatatatatatatatatatatatatatatatatatatatatatatatatctatatatatacatatatatacatatatatatatatacatatatatatatatatatatatataatgtttatatactatatatatataaatatatatatatatatatatatatatatatatatatgtgtgtgtgtatatatatatatatatatatatatatatatatatatatatatatatatatatatatatatatatatatatatacacacatatatatatatatatatatatatatatatatatatatatatatgtatatatatatatatatatatatgtatatatatatatatatatatatatatatatatatatatatatgtaaacttatatatatatatatatatatatatatatatatatatatatatatatatatatatatatatatatatatatatatatgtgtgtgtgtgagtcccaTGTCAACAGATAGTGAGACATCGGAACAAGGGTTTTTTcagtttattacaaaaaggtttgtgaatacactgtatTTAGCTGATGCTCTCAGGGGAGTACCTCAAATGGTACTGAATAACCCTAggcaagtaagatgcaattttgctctatcaatatgctgaattgttaggtttagtggaattctccactgtgattgtAATATACTGTTACCAATAGGGTCtcaacatatttccttatgaaacttGGTACACGCCACTTATGACAGAATTCAGTGATCGCACACTATAATTTGTGACAGACATAGTACTCTCAAAAggtaattaatctcactgtataaaacacatattttgcatccaagtattaggatatatatatatatatatatatatatatatatatatatatatgtatatatatatatatatatatatatatatatatatatatatatatatatatatatatatatatatatatatatatatttatatatatagactaaagcTCTTAAGAAGATAGAGGACCGATGAACTTCATGACCTAGTTGTTGAAATCACTAAACATTCCTTACAGGTATCACTGGAAGTGAAagtagacaaatggtactcatggtgccacgaAGTCAACAACAACACATCCTTATCAAAGATATGAGGCTGGTTCAACAATATCTCTTGGAAATACAGCACACCCAGAATCACCCTCCCAGACCCTTTAACAAAAGCAAATAGAATTGCAAACAACTTTGCTGACAGCGCCACAAGCAAACCACATATAGGCAGAGAACAATACTAACAACCAGGAACAACATTATTGAAGTCACTTGCAACATGAGAGATGACGCTGATAACCTCTACACTATGGAAGAACTCAACCCAGCTCTTGCGAAAGGCTGAAAAGATGCTGCACTATGTTCctgctaaggaacatgggaagccccacgaagttggtgtacttgcacttgattAACAGAACACACACTGAGAGACTCCAGCTAATATTATGGAATCAACAAGACACGAAAGCCATCCCAAAACCCATAGAACCAGACACCTACCAACCCATAGCTTTAATTACCTGCACCGAGAAAGTAGGGGAACGATTGGTACTCAACAGACTTCAATGGAAAATACGCCCACTACATCCTCACCTTTATGCCTACAGAAAAGACATATTCACTCAAAAATATATAACTGATGTACTCAAAACAATCAACAACTATAAAGACTTTGTCATCTTTCTCGACCTAGAGAAAGCCTTTGGACTAGCCAGCTCCCCAGCTATCCTTTTCACACTTGTGTAAAAAAGAGTGAAAGGTCATATACTGGTgtggactcggaactacacacaGAACCGAGAAGAGAGAGTCACCTTTCAAAGAAAAACCTCTGAATCCATCCACCTAAAAAACGGAACGCCTCAGGAGGGCATATTAAGCCCTAACCTCTTCAACTTATTTATGGAGAATTTAGTcactctaaacctcccaaacgGGGTAGAAATCTTCATATACGCTGATGATATATGAATCATCAGCCCATATAAAGCACACTCACGAAAAAACCACCCAAAAAGCAGTGGACATTACCCAGGCCAAATGCAAAGACCTTGGCCTAAAAATCAACATCAaaaagaccaaagccatggccatcaGATACCCACAAGATCCTCAGAATTTCACTATTATGAGAGAACCCATAGAATGGGTGAATCAATTCATGTAACTAGGGATAATCATCAGCAAATCTCTATCACCTGACAAcgaagtaacccacctcagagggaaaacatacattcgtctctcagccatgaaacgaatgacctccctcaaactaGGAGTATCAAAGTCTCCTAAGACTTTAAATTCCATCAATTTGATATCACATCGACTATGCAACACCTACGCTCACCTCACTGAGCGAAACACAAAAACCATCCTTAGAAGTGgcacaaaacaatgccatgagactcatcagctgCTCTCCAATGTGTATCAGACTCTGCAGTTTAAGAgctgaaactaacctaatttccctttcagctaggATAGATATCATAGACTGtagtatcatattcaagtcaatcaaaggagacagagactgccctctgaatAACAGATTTAAAAAGACTTTTCCCTCTGGTGGAGGAGATTGATCCGCTGAATATCCATGCAAAGAGACTGCTggatatgtaatatattagatattacttgttcaaaacacatgacctacaggtcattgtggaagtaagagaagtgtgagaactgccatagtcatattctaagcaggatgcgattgccaaacctcagcaatgtaacatttttcatgaagagtaaacacaaccaagccccgtgagaaagaagttgtctgtgagaacggaacaagtatcttccggtataaatgttgtgtttactataaatccataaatgctgagatacctgtgtaaactttggtatgaaattggatatttgtatcagttcacttttagatgtcctacggaatggtcatccgaccaaaccatctatactcctgtgatggagatgttaacgctgttcttaaagaataaactattttaaagttaacttacttagactttacttgaaaatgtaacataccaactctaatatataacacatttaagatgacatttgaagagaacccaatgtgtgttaacaacagtagcacaccaatagatACAcatagaagaatgcaaatgcaaactTAACCCTACAAGACAAAGTGGCAACAAAAGCATAATGGCTACATCACTCCTGCTCCGTGGTCCCCGGacccatccagtacaacttcaccatccttccagcagaAAGCAAAGCTCTTTGGACACCAAAACAACTCACAGAAGCAGGCAAAAATGCATTTAGCAGCCCCTCAGCCCCCAACATCTAATATACGAATGGATCACTTGATTGTGATATTCCTGTAGCAGCAGCTACAGTcatttctccatcaggctacagagaaaaacTGGAGGAGGTTTTCAAACTGTGTCCACGCTACAAACTGAGCTAGTGACgattgcaagattgcaaaagcctaAAACACTCGATCAATCTACA
The DNA window shown above is from Palaemon carinicauda isolate YSFRI2023 chromosome 29, ASM3689809v2, whole genome shotgun sequence and carries:
- the LOC137622525 gene encoding uncharacterized protein, giving the protein MFLLRNMGSPTKLVYLHLINRTHTERLQLILWNQQDTKAIPKPIEPDTYQPIALITCTEKVGERLVLNRLQWKIRPLHPHLYAYRKDIFTQKYITDVLKTINNYKDFVIFLDLEKAFGLASSPAILFTLV